The Brachyspira aalborgi genome has a segment encoding these proteins:
- a CDS encoding serine/threonine protein phosphatase, whose amino-acid sequence MNIFCFTNKGANSKINTDTILFNSEAISGNPLIINEQNNYSHFINSIEGSALGLIADGLGDTFASKLAVKTYNENFLDLIETVGEQEIINWIMHNFIKLEVNAARESADDKIKAMSGASIAGILYHKFAGVFIFHAGDSKVFAVDKDKAMQITKDHINGYGLENCACAGGGHYISIEGARRNKNHNYFIATNSMCELLSKKYNSVEEGIFDIMKIDNIENSINELKKLSENYKDNTTALGLINLFYVNDKY is encoded by the coding sequence ATGAATATTTTTTGTTTTACAAATAAAGGCGCAAATTCAAAAATAAATACAGATACGATTTTATTTAATAGCGAGGCAATATCGGGAAATCCTTTAATAATAAACGAACAAAATAATTATAGCCATTTTATAAATTCAATAGAAGGCTCTGCGCTTGGACTTATAGCTGACGGTTTGGGAGATACTTTCGCTTCAAAATTAGCCGTTAAAACTTATAACGAAAATTTTTTAGATTTAATTGAAACAGTCGGAGAACAAGAAATTATAAATTGGATAATGCATAATTTTATTAAACTTGAAGTAAACGCGGCAAGAGAATCGGCAGACGATAAAATTAAAGCTATGTCGGGAGCTTCAATAGCGGGAATATTATATCATAAATTCGCGGGCGTTTTTATTTTTCATGCGGGAGATTCAAAAGTTTTTGCGGTAGATAAAGATAAAGCTATGCAAATAACTAAAGACCATATTAACGGCTACGGTTTAGAAAATTGCGCATGCGCTGGCGGAGGACATTACATTTCAATAGAAGGAGCGAGACGAAATAAAAATCATAATTATTTTATCGCCACAAATTCTATGTGCGAACTTTTATCAAAAAAATATAATTCTGTTGAAGAAGGAATTTTTGATATAATGAAAATTGATAATATAGAAAACTCAATAAACGAATTAAAAAAATTGTCAGAAAATTACAAAGATAATACAACTGCATTGGGATTGATAAATCTATTTTATGTCAACGACAAATATTAA
- a CDS encoding peptide ABC transporter substrate-binding protein, which produces MKKIIIFLLIILSAFAISCKNKTVSDSIVVNMGAEPKTMDPTLNSISVVSVYIIHAFEGLTKLDSNNNVVGAVAEGWFISDDGLKYTFHLRTNAKWSDGKPITANDFEYSWKRAVNQNVAAEYAYMMEVVKNAKEINAGIMDYNNLGVKAIDDYTLEVILENPTAYFLEFIASTGIFMPVRKDIIETYKDEWTLNPETYIGNGPYKMTERLADQKIVFSVNTNYYSKEEQIAKEITFIIMSDPNTAVAGLKNGTIHFSALEPPAAEIENLKSEGYIAANYGLGTYYLELNITNEALKDKRVRQALALAIDRNYIVSNVTKGGQIPAGAFVPTQVRGLNGTFRSESGDYIDINNYKENIKKAKSLMSEAGYPNGENYPILELKVSPGIYVLVGEAIQQMWKDNLNVTVQLIIEDFPITLQSLIEKNYQLSRMGWTGDYNDPMTMLDVMLSYGGINHSGFANANYDRLILMAKQSPDNKVRMDAMRQAESILMDEMPIIPLYYRADALMISPKLKGVVLNPLGRHKFNYCYIE; this is translated from the coding sequence ATGAAAAAGATTATTATTTTTTTACTAATTATTTTAAGCGCTTTCGCTATTTCTTGTAAAAATAAAACTGTTTCGGATTCTATAGTCGTTAATATGGGAGCTGAACCTAAAACTATGGACCCAACTTTAAACTCTATAAGCGTTGTGTCCGTTTATATAATTCATGCTTTTGAAGGTTTAACAAAACTCGATTCAAATAATAATGTTGTTGGAGCGGTTGCTGAAGGTTGGTTTATATCGGATGACGGACTTAAATATACTTTTCATTTGAGAACGAATGCAAAATGGAGCGATGGAAAACCAATTACTGCAAACGATTTTGAATATTCTTGGAAAAGAGCGGTTAACCAAAATGTCGCCGCCGAATACGCTTATATGATGGAAGTTGTTAAAAACGCTAAAGAAATTAACGCGGGAATAATGGATTATAATAATTTAGGAGTTAAGGCTATAGACGATTATACTCTTGAAGTTATTTTAGAAAATCCGACCGCGTATTTTTTAGAGTTTATAGCCTCTACGGGAATTTTTATGCCTGTTCGTAAAGATATTATAGAAACTTATAAAGACGAATGGACTTTAAACCCTGAAACCTATATAGGAAACGGACCTTATAAAATGACTGAAAGACTTGCAGACCAAAAAATAGTTTTTTCCGTTAATACAAATTATTATTCTAAAGAAGAGCAAATTGCAAAAGAGATAACTTTTATTATAATGAGCGACCCAAATACGGCGGTAGCGGGACTTAAAAACGGAACGATTCATTTTTCCGCTTTAGAACCTCCAGCTGCGGAAATAGAAAATCTTAAATCTGAAGGTTATATTGCTGCAAATTACGGCTTGGGAACTTATTATTTAGAATTAAATATAACAAACGAAGCCTTAAAAGACAAAAGAGTTAGACAAGCGCTCGCCCTCGCAATAGACAGAAATTATATAGTTTCAAATGTAACTAAAGGCGGACAAATTCCAGCGGGAGCTTTCGTTCCTACTCAAGTTAGAGGATTAAACGGAACTTTTAGAAGCGAATCGGGAGATTATATAGATATTAATAATTATAAAGAGAATATTAAAAAAGCAAAATCTCTAATGTCAGAAGCGGGTTATCCTAACGGAGAAAATTATCCGATATTAGAATTAAAAGTTTCGCCAGGAATTTATGTTTTAGTAGGCGAAGCAATTCAGCAAATGTGGAAAGATAATTTAAATGTTACAGTTCAATTAATAATAGAAGATTTTCCTATAACTTTGCAATCTTTAATAGAAAAAAATTATCAATTATCAAGAATGGGATGGACGGGCGATTATAACGACCCAATGACAATGCTCGATGTTATGCTTAGTTATGGCGGAATAAATCATAGCGGTTTTGCAAATGCAAATTATGATAGATTAATTTTAATGGCAAAACAATCTCCCGATAATAAAGTGAGAATGGATGCAATGAGACAAGCGGAAAGTATTTTAATGGACGAAATGCCAATAATTCCTCTATATTACAGAGCGGACGCTTTAATGATTAGCCCAAAATTGAAAGGAGTCGTTCTTAATCCTTTAGGAAGGCATAAATTTAATTATTGTTATATAGAATAA
- the ruvC gene encoding crossover junction endodeoxyribonuclease RuvC, producing MITLGIDPGFARCGYAFIESKNSIYRIVESGLIETFKEMEYNQRLKKIYDDLNNLIKKIKPDNAAIEELFFSKNSTTALKVAEARGIIILALTVNNIDFKEYKPKEVKSQITGNGNANKNAVIKMINLFTNSKIIQDDTADAVAIALAHASRNRIFK from the coding sequence ATGATAACATTAGGAATAGACCCTGGATTTGCAAGATGCGGATACGCTTTTATAGAATCAAAAAATTCAATTTATAGAATAGTAGAATCGGGACTTATCGAAACTTTTAAAGAAATGGAATATAATCAAAGATTAAAAAAAATATATGACGATTTAAATAATTTAATAAAAAAAATAAAACCCGACAATGCGGCTATAGAAGAATTATTTTTTTCAAAGAATTCAACAACCGCTCTAAAAGTTGCTGAAGCGAGAGGAATTATAATACTTGCATTAACCGTAAACAATATTGATTTTAAAGAATATAAACCTAAAGAAGTGAAATCTCAAATAACAGGAAATGGAAACGCCAATAAAAACGCTGTTATAAAAATGATTAATTTATTTACGAATTCAAAAATAATTCAAGACGATACCGCGGACGCTGTGGCAATCGCTTTGGCTCATGCATCAAGAAATAGAATTTTTAAGTAA
- the mnmE gene encoding tRNA uridine-5-carboxymethylaminomethyl(34) synthesis GTPase MnmE, protein MNEYDLKDTIVALSTPFSKSALAVVRMSGGKSLEIASKICFYANNENNNIKNFEHRKSYYALIKDENNNPIDELILLTTLSPNTFTTEDTVEFICHGSIVVIESLINLIIRNGARAANKGEFTYRAYINGRIGISEAEAVHDLIDSNNKLMAEASVYKMRGRLTREIDKLRENIKNSLMLVYGEIDFPEDETENFSYDKLINNFYNIKKDIENILSNSKKVENLINGIKVAILGKVNAGKSSIFNMILEKDRAIVSSVAGTTRDFLSENIYIENIPFYLMDTAGFHKETNNDIEIEGIERAKKCAYESNIIIAVFDGSDKASEDDINLIKFLETLKDKEIIYLINKSDIKNNFDYNLKNSIINISAKTEEGKEELFFALKNYIKDSDIQIFNKESYVNNRERGYLENGIKQLDICIEKAKQNYSLDEVAEEMNILNNILGNVSGKIDAEEVINEIFKNFCIGK, encoded by the coding sequence ATGAACGAATACGATTTAAAAGACACTATAGTCGCTCTTTCAACTCCATTCTCAAAAAGCGCATTGGCTGTAGTTAGAATGTCGGGCGGTAAATCTTTAGAAATCGCTTCAAAAATTTGTTTTTATGCAAATAATGAAAATAATAATATAAAAAATTTTGAACATAGAAAAAGTTATTACGCGTTAATAAAAGACGAAAATAATAATCCTATAGACGAGTTAATTTTACTTACAACATTATCTCCGAATACTTTTACCACCGAAGATACGGTTGAATTTATTTGTCATGGAAGTATTGTAGTTATAGAATCTTTGATTAATTTGATAATAAGAAACGGAGCGCGAGCTGCAAATAAAGGAGAGTTTACTTATAGAGCTTATATAAATGGAAGAATTGGAATAAGCGAAGCCGAAGCCGTGCATGATTTGATAGATTCAAATAATAAACTTATGGCGGAAGCGAGCGTTTATAAAATGAGAGGAAGATTAACAAGAGAGATAGACAAATTAAGAGAAAATATAAAAAACTCTCTTATGTTAGTTTATGGCGAGATTGATTTTCCCGAAGACGAAACCGAAAATTTTTCCTACGATAAACTTATTAATAATTTTTATAATATAAAAAAAGATATAGAAAATATTTTAAGTAATTCAAAAAAAGTAGAAAATCTTATAAACGGAATAAAAGTAGCGATTTTGGGAAAAGTAAACGCGGGCAAAAGTAGTATTTTTAATATGATTTTAGAAAAAGACAGAGCAATAGTTTCGTCAGTTGCGGGAACTACGAGAGATTTTTTGAGCGAAAATATTTATATAGAAAATATTCCTTTTTATTTAATGGATACTGCGGGATTTCACAAAGAAACAAATAACGATATTGAAATTGAAGGAATAGAGAGAGCGAAAAAATGCGCTTACGAATCAAATATAATAATCGCGGTTTTTGACGGAAGCGATAAAGCGAGCGAAGACGATATTAATTTAATTAAATTTTTAGAAACATTAAAAGATAAAGAAATAATTTATTTGATTAATAAAAGCGATATAAAAAATAATTTTGATTATAATCTTAAAAATTCTATTATCAATATAAGCGCTAAAACCGAAGAAGGAAAAGAAGAATTATTTTTTGCCTTGAAAAATTATATTAAAGATAGCGATATTCAAATATTTAATAAAGAAAGCTATGTTAATAATAGAGAGAGAGGATATTTGGAAAACGGAATTAAACAACTTGATATATGCATTGAAAAAGCGAAGCAAAATTATTCTTTAGACGAAGTAGCCGAAGAGATGAATATTTTAAATAATATTTTAGGAAATGTAAGCGGAAAGATAGACGCCGAAGAAGTTATAAACGAAATATTTAAAAATTTTTGTATAGGAAAATAA
- the ispF gene encoding 2-C-methyl-D-erythritol 2,4-cyclodiphosphate synthase translates to MIIGYGYDSHIFEKNRKLILAGIEIPYELGLKGHSDADVISHALIDSIFGALALGDIGSHFPDNDNKYKDISSIKLLEETIKLMEEKEYMISNTDITIILEKPKLRDYIDSMRENLSKALKTKIENVSIKAKTNERMDAIGRGEGIAVHCVSLLKKIDE, encoded by the coding sequence ATGATAATAGGATACGGTTATGATTCTCATATATTTGAAAAAAACAGAAAATTAATTTTGGCGGGAATAGAAATTCCTTACGAATTAGGATTAAAAGGACATTCCGATGCGGATGTTATCTCGCATGCTTTGATAGATTCTATATTTGGAGCTTTGGCGCTTGGCGATATAGGAAGCCATTTTCCCGATAACGATAATAAATATAAAGATATTTCTTCAATAAAATTATTAGAAGAGACAATTAAATTAATGGAAGAAAAAGAATATATGATTTCAAATACGGATATTACAATTATACTTGAAAAACCAAAATTAAGAGATTATATAGATTCTATGAGAGAAAATTTATCTAAAGCCTTAAAAACTAAAATAGAAAATGTTTCAATAAAAGCTAAAACAAACGAAAGAATGGACGCGATAGGAAGAGGAGAAGGAATAGCCGTTCATTGCGTTTCTTTATTAAAAAAAATTGACGAATAG
- the tsaE gene encoding tRNA (adenosine(37)-N6)-threonylcarbamoyltransferase complex ATPase subunit type 1 TsaE, with protein sequence MKKNIFTKKSNIENIEEIASFLCDILKNGDLIIMKGNLGFGKTTFVRIFAKLLKSDDVVSSPSFTLINEYDIILKNEETILRHVDLYRLSSEDELNNIGFKDKIKERGITMIEWGDKFESYFDKPYYELEIEMIENEENSRLYRINLIQ encoded by the coding sequence ATGAAAAAAAATATTTTTACTAAAAAATCAAATATTGAAAATATAGAAGAAATTGCATCTTTTTTATGCGATATTTTAAAAAACGGCGATTTGATAATAATGAAAGGAAATTTAGGATTTGGGAAAACTACTTTTGTTAGAATATTTGCAAAATTACTTAAAAGCGATGATGTTGTAAGCAGTCCTTCTTTTACTTTAATAAACGAATATGATATAATTCTTAAAAACGAAGAAACTATATTAAGACATGTCGACCTTTATAGACTTTCTTCTGAAGACGAACTTAATAATATAGGATTTAAAGATAAAATTAAAGAAAGAGGAATTACAATGATTGAATGGGGCGATAAATTTGAAAGCTATTTTGATAAACCGTATTACGAACTTGAAATTGAAATGATTGAAAATGAAGAAAATAGCCGATTATATAGGATAAATTTAATTCAATGA
- a CDS encoding PorT family protein, producing MSVSFGYINRDNLSGEKKPDFVINKKFFIKGDNKMKKIKKFLLTIAMTMIFSVSAFAASGFEFLLNVPFGLNVGLPTKETKDMFGSDNLTHMGADVGVDAQIGYMISVKEGFGISLLAELGYSFDSYGYGYKTITPEAKASYWQYYHSFKLGLLPKFNIGVGKGAIAIGIGGGAKIPLAGKSKITATIGGVEAKTEVDLKRQDIVDLFSPSVIGYLKVTFDYYLFFTDNIGMNFGLYLGGDFAPKSQRIGVNAFDFGLQLGFRFGPKV from the coding sequence TTGTCCGTTTCTTTCGGATACATTAATCGCGATAACTTATCGGGAGAGAAGAAACCCGATTTTGTTATAAATAAAAAATTTTTCATAAAAGGAGATAACAAAATGAAAAAAATTAAAAAATTTCTTCTAACAATTGCAATGACGATGATTTTTAGCGTATCGGCATTTGCGGCAAGTGGGTTCGAGTTTTTATTGAATGTGCCTTTCGGGTTGAATGTTGGACTTCCTACTAAAGAAACTAAAGATATGTTTGGAAGTGACAATCTCACTCATATGGGCGCTGATGTTGGTGTTGACGCTCAAATCGGCTATATGATTTCAGTTAAAGAAGGTTTCGGAATAAGCCTATTGGCTGAATTGGGCTATAGTTTTGATTCGTATGGTTATGGATACAAAACAATCACACCAGAAGCTAAAGCTAGTTATTGGCAATACTATCATAGTTTCAAATTGGGACTACTTCCTAAATTCAATATTGGTGTTGGCAAAGGAGCGATAGCCATAGGAATTGGAGGAGGAGCTAAAATCCCTCTTGCTGGAAAATCAAAAATAACTGCTACTATAGGAGGTGTAGAAGCAAAAACTGAGGTTGACCTTAAAAGACAAGATATAGTTGATTTATTCTCTCCTTCAGTTATCGGCTATTTGAAAGTGACTTTCGATTATTATTTGTTCTTTACCGATAATATAGGAATGAATTTCGGCTTATATTTGGGCGGAGATTTTGCACCAAAATCTCAAAGAATTGGAGTCAATGCATTTGACTTTGGGCTTCAATTAGGATTTAGATTTGGTCCGAAAGTTTAA
- a CDS encoding YebC/PmpR family DNA-binding transcriptional regulator: MSGHSKWASIKHKKAANDSKRGKIWSKIAKEITIAVKEGGSPDPSQNARLRMVIVKAKGTNMPNDNIDRAIKRGVGGGDGATIEEISYEGYAPGGVAIIVDVATDNKNRTAAEIRSIFSKNGGNLAENGSVSWQFKKKAIVMIPSAGNTEESLMDIVLDAGAEDIEQDGEVFTITGPMESLSSIVDALKEKGIEPESAEIVRVADNNMTIAENEAKKVMKIISLFEDHDDVSAVATNLEITDNLIEE; this comes from the coding sequence ATGTCAGGACACTCCAAGTGGGCAAGTATTAAACATAAAAAAGCCGCAAACGATTCAAAAAGAGGAAAAATTTGGTCTAAAATAGCAAAAGAAATAACTATTGCCGTGAAAGAGGGAGGAAGCCCTGACCCGTCTCAAAATGCAAGATTGAGAATGGTTATAGTTAAAGCGAAAGGCACAAATATGCCTAACGATAATATAGACAGAGCTATAAAAAGAGGAGTAGGCGGAGGAGACGGCGCTACGATAGAAGAAATATCTTACGAAGGATACGCTCCAGGCGGAGTGGCAATTATAGTGGATGTCGCTACCGATAATAAAAATAGAACCGCTGCGGAAATTAGGTCTATATTCAGTAAAAACGGAGGAAATTTGGCGGAAAACGGAAGCGTTTCTTGGCAATTTAAGAAAAAAGCGATTGTTATGATTCCTTCTGCTGGAAATACGGAAGAAAGTTTAATGGATATAGTTTTGGATGCGGGAGCGGAAGATATAGAACAGGACGGAGAAGTATTTACTATAACGGGACCTATGGAATCTCTCTCTTCAATAGTTGATGCGTTAAAAGAAAAAGGAATAGAACCTGAAAGCGCCGAGATAGTTAGAGTCGCCGACAATAATATGACTATTGCAGAAAATGAAGCTAAAAAAGTTATGAAAATTATTTCTTTATTTGAAGACCATGACGATGTTTCGGCAGTCGCTACTAATTTAGAAATTACCGACAATCTTATAGAAGAATAA
- a CDS encoding squalene/phytoene synthase family protein, which translates to MANKITTKYLLDLVSRSFALAIPLLDKNKKIKVEVQYLLARIIDTIEDSMHEIKDKETLITGFINILKTANMENIENFKKVVISKTINENDKILIENIDIVLKVFFNFPLDIRNISISYLKEMGYGMIYYQDHIISSFDDLNDYCYYVAGTVGLYLTEITRLLDGLNLDKEKAKRLGIFLQKINIIKDAKIDYKEKRIFWPSSLFDNENPAPYFEDKAYMDKSLEVLNKMIESANNEFKSSIEYIMSIEKKAQGYRRFCLVSVLMGHETLKLLKNNYDLFTEKTLKISKKTTIDIVSKVKSDFYTNKKLEDILTNTN; encoded by the coding sequence ATGGCAAATAAAATTACTACAAAATATTTACTCGATTTAGTTTCAAGAAGTTTTGCTTTGGCGATTCCTCTTCTTGATAAAAATAAAAAAATAAAAGTCGAAGTTCAATATTTGCTTGCAAGAATAATTGACACTATTGAAGATTCTATGCATGAAATTAAAGATAAAGAAACTTTGATAACGGGATTTATAAATATATTAAAAACTGCAAATATGGAAAATATAGAGAATTTTAAAAAAGTAGTGATAAGCAAAACAATAAACGAAAACGATAAAATTCTTATAGAAAATATAGATATTGTTCTTAAAGTTTTTTTCAATTTTCCTTTGGATATAAGAAATATATCTATATCATACTTAAAAGAAATGGGCTATGGAATGATTTATTATCAAGACCATATAATTTCAAGCTTTGACGACTTAAACGATTACTGCTATTATGTCGCGGGAACTGTCGGATTATATTTAACCGAAATAACAAGGTTATTAGACGGATTAAATTTAGACAAAGAAAAAGCAAAAAGGCTTGGAATATTTTTACAAAAAATTAATATAATAAAAGACGCTAAAATTGATTACAAAGAAAAAAGAATATTCTGGCCCTCTTCTCTTTTCGATAATGAAAATCCCGCTCCTTATTTTGAAGATAAAGCTTATATGGATAAATCGCTTGAAGTTTTAAATAAAATGATAGAAAGCGCAAATAATGAATTTAAATCTTCAATAGAATATATTATGAGCATAGAAAAAAAAGCTCAAGGTTATAGACGATTCTGTTTAGTTTCGGTATTAATGGGACATGAAACCTTAAAACTTCTAAAAAATAATTACGATTTATTTACGGAAAAAACTTTAAAAATATCTAAAAAAACTACTATAGATATAGTTTCAAAAGTAAAATCGGATTTTTATACAAACAAAAAACTTGAAGATATATTAACAAATACTAATTAA